In one window of Oleidesulfovibrio alaskensis DSM 16109 DNA:
- a CDS encoding metal-sensitive transcriptional regulator, producing the protein MEEINTEQEQIKKNVIQRMKRVEGQIRGIQRMIEEGKECEDILVQVRAARSALQSASRLILKRYLLKCHIDSLRNSDDPTEPLDKVIDVLSHYVES; encoded by the coding sequence ATGGAAGAAATCAATACCGAGCAGGAACAGATAAAAAAGAACGTCATCCAGCGCATGAAGCGCGTGGAAGGACAGATACGCGGCATACAGCGCATGATTGAAGAAGGTAAAGAATGCGAAGACATTCTGGTGCAGGTGCGCGCCGCGCGCTCGGCGCTGCAGTCGGCCAGCCGTCTGATACTCAAACGCTATCTGCTCAAATGCCATATCGATTCGCTGCGCAACAGCGACGATCCCACCGAACCGCTTGATAAAGTCATCGACGTGCTTTCCCACTATGTGGAAAGCTAG
- a CDS encoding rhodanese-like domain-containing protein: MSVIRSFPFCRTSMRRSPHNVLAPAYVLLALCCLHMSAAAQPPVPPQQPALSAHAPGAAPENNTTRTEPHWHKTMRLQAAEHGYRLLDLDAVDSLPENTLLLDVRPDYEFAAGHVPGAVNMEFDPGDTDSLSAEKTLQLQQTLGPDKERMVVIYCRSFRCLRSGAAAKAAARLGYTNVWRVVEGYFGWLEQHRPDHSGRADGCSDRRTTQARTLPDHGLAILGGDADRRILGLPAGAHTVRLEEIPCDVLVVLFFNTHCTQCREQMQQLEHLARTVNSRAATQSHRAVAFAGIGVRESKRTLARLRRKQVHAVPLFADPDASLFAASGFAGIPGAWVIGPAGGKATDSPQTGGRAVLLSVAGDIAQNPEFRSLIFRMTNVPAWGISGPHTQEAAAAAEKPR; the protein is encoded by the coding sequence ATGTCCGTAATCCGGTCTTTCCCCTTCTGCCGCACATCCATGCGCCGCAGTCCGCACAACGTCCTTGCACCGGCATATGTGCTGCTGGCCCTGTGCTGCCTGCACATGTCCGCCGCGGCACAACCGCCGGTGCCGCCTCAGCAGCCCGCATTATCCGCTCATGCTCCCGGCGCAGCACCGGAAAACAACACCACCCGCACCGAACCTCACTGGCACAAAACCATGCGCCTGCAGGCCGCCGAACACGGCTACAGACTGCTTGATCTGGACGCCGTGGACTCGCTGCCCGAAAACACACTGCTGCTGGATGTGCGCCCCGATTACGAATTTGCCGCAGGACATGTACCCGGTGCGGTCAACATGGAATTCGACCCCGGCGACACGGATTCGCTTTCCGCGGAAAAAACCCTGCAGCTTCAGCAGACGCTGGGGCCGGACAAAGAACGCATGGTTGTCATCTACTGCCGCAGCTTCCGCTGCCTGCGCAGCGGGGCGGCGGCAAAGGCCGCTGCGCGTCTGGGCTACACCAATGTATGGCGTGTGGTGGAAGGATACTTCGGCTGGCTGGAGCAGCACCGGCCCGACCACAGCGGCAGAGCGGACGGCTGTTCGGACAGGCGCACGACACAGGCCCGCACCCTGCCCGACCACGGTCTGGCCATACTGGGCGGTGATGCGGACCGGCGTATTCTGGGATTGCCCGCCGGAGCACATACGGTACGGCTGGAAGAGATTCCCTGCGATGTGCTGGTGGTTCTGTTTTTCAACACACACTGCACGCAGTGCCGCGAGCAGATGCAGCAACTGGAACATCTGGCCCGTACCGTGAACAGCCGTGCGGCAACACAAAGCCACCGGGCGGTGGCCTTTGCAGGTATCGGCGTGCGGGAATCAAAACGTACTCTGGCAAGACTGCGCCGCAAACAGGTGCACGCTGTCCCGCTTTTCGCCGACCCCGATGCCTCGCTGTTTGCCGCTTCGGGCTTTGCGGGCATACCCGGCGCATGGGTCATAGGCCCCGCCGGCGGCAAAGCAACGGACAGCCCGCAGACAGGCGGCAGAGCGGTGCTGCTTTCCGTGGCAGGGGACATTGCGCAAAATCCGGAGTTCCGGAGTCTGATTTTCAGGATGACGAACGTACCCGCATGGGGTATAAGCGGGCCTCACACGCAGGAAGCGGCTGCCGCTGCAGAAAAGCCGCGGTAG
- a CDS encoding glycine betaine ABC transporter substrate-binding protein, whose amino-acid sequence MKKILFALMLSLVVATPAWAASKGKVNLAYVEWDCATASTNLAKAALEDMGYEVEITPVGAAAMWMAVSTGDMDGMVTAWLPVTHGDYLKKVGNKVEDLGTIVGGARLGWAVPEYVTVQSIAELNANADKFDGKIIGIDPGAGLMKLSEEVMDAYGLDKMELVEGSGATMTAALSDAIRRDKWVVVTAWSPHWMFGKWKLRYLEDPKGVLGEAEHINTVVRAGLKSDKPEVYAFLDSFRYDTPEQLQELMAWNQEGGTPLENARRFMKKYPELVASWKQ is encoded by the coding sequence ATGAAGAAAATTCTTTTTGCTCTCATGCTCAGTCTTGTTGTTGCCACCCCCGCGTGGGCGGCTTCCAAGGGCAAGGTCAATCTTGCTTATGTGGAATGGGACTGCGCCACAGCCAGCACCAATCTGGCCAAAGCCGCGCTGGAAGACATGGGATACGAGGTGGAGATCACCCCTGTGGGTGCTGCTGCCATGTGGATGGCTGTTTCTACGGGCGACATGGACGGCATGGTTACCGCATGGCTGCCGGTAACCCACGGCGATTATCTGAAAAAGGTAGGCAACAAGGTTGAAGACCTGGGCACCATAGTGGGCGGCGCCCGCCTGGGCTGGGCTGTTCCCGAATATGTCACCGTGCAGTCCATAGCCGAACTGAACGCCAACGCCGACAAATTTGACGGTAAAATCATCGGCATTGATCCCGGTGCCGGCCTGATGAAGCTCTCTGAAGAAGTCATGGACGCTTACGGGCTGGATAAAATGGAACTGGTGGAAGGCAGCGGTGCCACCATGACCGCCGCGCTGAGTGATGCCATCCGCCGCGACAAGTGGGTTGTGGTCACCGCGTGGTCTCCTCACTGGATGTTCGGCAAGTGGAAGTTGAGATACCTTGAAGACCCCAAGGGTGTTCTGGGCGAGGCTGAACACATCAATACCGTTGTGCGTGCCGGTCTCAAGTCCGACAAGCCTGAAGTCTACGCGTTTCTGGATAGCTTCCGCTATGACACGCCCGAGCAGCTGCAGGAGCTGATGGCCTGGAATCAGGAAGGCGGCACTCCGCTGGAAAACGCCAGACGCTTTATGAAAAAGTACCCCGAACTTGTTGCTTCCTGGAAGCAGTAG
- a CDS encoding TorD/DmsD family molecular chaperone produces the protein MSPYPAENAAFRQSVLDALELADALFRGLDSQRCAELCRENLSGRFGTLPAQAAHLTDALAALQARLPAADGSSDAAAFCDALQAEHVRLFINDKAGAPALPYESLYPDPADGVEPRMMGAAALAMQKRLQAAGLERAVSANEPPDHLCIELEYLYYLLSRAWNEADTAAQDAAADFAAGVLLPWTRRLRLAVCRADTTGVYAAAAQVLLAVLNLVASLRVQ, from the coding sequence ATGAGTCCGTACCCCGCTGAGAATGCCGCGTTCCGGCAGTCCGTATTGGATGCGTTGGAGCTGGCCGATGCCCTGTTCAGGGGGCTGGATTCGCAACGCTGCGCTGAACTGTGCCGTGAAAACCTTTCCGGAAGGTTCGGCACACTGCCCGCACAGGCGGCCCACCTTACTGATGCCCTTGCCGCTCTGCAAGCCCGCCTGCCCGCCGCAGACGGCAGTTCTGATGCCGCGGCATTCTGCGATGCCCTGCAGGCGGAACATGTCCGCCTGTTCATCAATGATAAAGCCGGCGCCCCCGCACTGCCTTATGAATCTCTGTATCCCGACCCGGCGGACGGCGTGGAACCGCGCATGATGGGGGCTGCGGCTCTGGCCATGCAGAAACGCCTGCAGGCCGCCGGGCTGGAGCGGGCTGTTTCTGCCAACGAACCGCCCGACCACCTGTGCATTGAGCTGGAATACCTGTACTATCTGCTTTCGCGCGCATGGAACGAGGCAGATACGGCAGCACAGGATGCGGCGGCCGATTTCGCCGCCGGTGTGCTGCTGCCGTGGACACGCCGTCTGCGTCTTGCCGTGTGCAGAGCCGATACCACGGGGGTGTATGCCGCGGCTGCACAGGTGCTGCTGGCCGTGCTTAATCTGGTGGCATCGCTGCGGGTGCAGTAA